A segment of the Neisseria chenwenguii genome:
TTGACCGCGTCCAAACGTCCGCCCAAGCCGACTTCCAAAATCATCACGTCCACCTGTTCGCGGATAAAAATATCTACGGCGGCTAAGGTGTTGAATTCAAAATAAGTCAGCGAAATTTCCTGCCGCGCCGCTTCGATGCGCTCAAACGAGGCGACGACGGTTTCGTCGGAAACGGGCTGTGTGTTTACCGCGATGCGTTCGTTGAATCGCAGTAAATGCGGGCTGGTTAACGTGCCGACTTTGAAGCCCGCCTGCGCGTAAATGTGCGACAGATAGGCGCAGACCGAGCCTTTGCCGTTTGTTCCCGCGACGACGACGACGGGGCATTGCGGCACTAAATTCATACGGTTTTTCACTTCGCCGACGCGCGCCAAACCCATATCGATCAGGCCGCCCGAGTGGGCGGTTTCCAAATGTGAAAGCCAGTCGTTTAATGATTTCATTTTGTTTGGGGCCGTCTGAAAAAAGGGGGGGCGGTTTTGCCGTCGTTCTTTGGTTATACCGGTCTAAAAAAATTAAGATGACAAGGCGGCGCGCCGAAGACAGTACGGTGGTACGGCAAGGCGGTGCCAACGCGGTCAGGTTATTTTTGAACCGGTTTCAGACGGCCTGTTGTTTTCCTTGGTTTGATGCCACCTTGCCCAAACCTGTAAACGGCGGTAATCGTCGCGCCCGAGCATATCGGGAAATACCGCCTGCCAAACCTTGCGGCTGCCCGTATCCCATTGCAGAAACAGCGCGTGGCGCGAAACGGCGGAAGCGCCGCAAAGCGCAGCGGCTTGGTCTTCCGCGGCGTTACGGAAAAGCAGCGAAGCGCGGTTGTTCAAATCAATGTCGATGCGGATAACGGCATCTTTTCGCCGTAAATCTGCCGTCTGCCAAGCGTAGGCAAAACTCAATAAAACTGCGGCCAAACCCGCCCACATCATCCAACCGTAAAAAGCCGTTATGCATACCGACAATGCCGCCAAATGCAGCGCGGCGGCCAGAATTTTCAGACGGCCTGACGGTTTCAGGATAAAACGGTGGTTCATTGTAGCGTTTTTTATCGGTTAAATAATTATGCGGCAGGTTATAGTCTGTTAATACTTTACCGTCTGCCGGCTTGGGGCGGGGCTTATCTCATGTTGTCCAACACGGGCTCGACGCTGATTTCGGCGTCTTCCATGTCCAAAACCGTATCGTGGATTTCGATGTCGAAAAATTCCCAAAACGCTTGCAGGCTCATGTCTTGCGGCCATTTTTTTTCATCGTCTTCCCAGCCGGAAAGTTCGGCGGCGAAAATTTCCTGATAGCGCTCGTCGAAATAGGCGACGGCATCTTCGGGCTCTTTAAATTCAGGGATTAAAAACACCGAACAGTTGGTGCGCAACTGCTCAAGC
Coding sequences within it:
- a CDS encoding protein YgfX, producing MNHRFILKPSGRLKILAAALHLAALSVCITAFYGWMMWAGLAAVLLSFAYAWQTADLRRKDAVIRIDIDLNNRASLLFRNAAEDQAAALCGASAVSRHALFLQWDTGSRKVWQAVFPDMLGRDDYRRLQVWARWHQTKENNRPSETGSKIT